In one Lentimicrobiaceae bacterium genomic region, the following are encoded:
- the rsxC gene encoding electron transport complex subunit RsxC — protein MKLKTFRKGGIHPPENKFAKSIPISEFPIVREVVIPLSQNIGSPSKPIVNKGDFVKTGQLIAEASGFVSANIHSSVTGKVTKIDEYISQSGYKTTSIFISTEEDQWVETADLSPDIINTTDLDAGAINHKIQQMGIVGLGGATFPTNVKFAIPKDKKVTTLIINGAECEPYLTADHRLMFEHPEEVIIGATVIMKAIGVDECYIGIENNKLGAIEAIQKIAQKYKGIQVVPLKVKYPQGAEKQLIKSITGKEVPSGKLPFEVGCVVSNVGTTYAIYQAVMKNIPLIKRIVTVASKSLDKSYNFTIRIGTPINDIITHIGGLPNNTYKVVSGGPMMGKAVFSTEAVVAKGTSGILFLNEKDSARKTEVNCIRCAKCVRACPMGLEPYLLEKLAIVKNWELAENNDIMDCVECGSCQFVCPAHRPLLDYIRVGKNTVGKIIRNRKN, from the coding sequence ATGAAACTTAAAACATTTAGGAAAGGTGGCATACATCCACCCGAAAATAAGTTTGCAAAGAGTATTCCAATAAGCGAATTTCCTATTGTTAGAGAAGTTGTAATACCTTTATCTCAAAATATAGGTAGTCCGTCTAAACCAATAGTTAATAAAGGCGATTTTGTTAAAACAGGTCAGCTAATAGCCGAAGCCTCAGGTTTTGTTTCAGCAAACATCCATTCTTCGGTAACAGGTAAGGTTACTAAAATAGATGAATATATTTCGCAAAGCGGATATAAAACCACAAGCATATTCATTTCAACTGAAGAAGATCAATGGGTTGAAACTGCCGACCTTTCGCCGGATATTATTAATACAACCGATTTAGATGCGGGAGCAATTAACCATAAAATTCAGCAAATGGGAATTGTAGGTCTTGGCGGTGCTACGTTTCCTACCAACGTTAAGTTTGCAATTCCGAAAGATAAAAAAGTTACAACTCTTATTATAAATGGTGCAGAGTGCGAGCCGTATCTCACAGCCGACCACCGACTAATGTTTGAACATCCCGAAGAAGTTATTATTGGAGCTACGGTAATTATGAAAGCAATAGGAGTTGATGAATGTTACATTGGTATAGAAAACAACAAACTCGGTGCTATTGAAGCAATACAAAAAATTGCTCAGAAGTACAAAGGTATACAGGTAGTTCCATTAAAAGTAAAATATCCGCAAGGAGCAGAAAAACAGCTTATAAAATCTATCACAGGCAAGGAAGTGCCTTCTGGAAAACTACCGTTTGAAGTTGGTTGCGTTGTTTCAAATGTTGGAACTACGTATGCTATTTATCAGGCTGTTATGAAAAACATTCCTCTAATTAAGCGTATTGTAACTGTTGCTAGCAAATCTTTGGATAAATCGTATAATTTTACGATTAGAATAGGTACCCCAATAAATGACATTATAACCCATATTGGCGGTCTGCCAAACAATACGTATAAAGTTGTTAGCGGTGGTCCTATGATGGGGAAGGCGGTTTTTTCAACAGAAGCTGTTGTTGCAAAAGGTACTTCAGGGATTTTGTTTCTCAACGAAAAAGATTCAGCTAGAAAAACTGAAGTCAATTGCATACGTTGTGCCAAATGTGTTAGAGCCTGTCCTATGGGTCTAGAACCTTATTTATTAGAAAAATTAGCAATAGTTAAAAATTGGGAATTAGCAGAAAATAACGACATTATGGATTGTGTTGAATGCGGTAGCTGCCAGTTCGTTTGCCCTGCCCATCGTCCGCTACTTGATTACATTAGAGTTGGAAAAAATACTGTTGGAAAAATAATTAGAAACAGAAAAAATTAA
- a CDS encoding Fe-S cluster domain-containing protein has protein sequence MSQTIIFAVIALSGIGIFAALILYFVAQKFKVVEDPRIDLVSDALPGANCGGCGYAGCRNFAEQIVKTESLEGLNCPVGGSKTMKTVGNIMGLQATESEPTVAVVRCNGSKANASTKTMYQGANSCLYAQMVFSGESGCSFGCLGLGDCVESCLFDAIHINPETGLPVVDEEKCTACSACVKACPRSIIELRQKGAKDRRVFVSCVNKEKGAVAKKNCTVACIGCGICAKTCPFDAITVENNLAYIDFEKCKLCRKCVEVCPTGAILEVNFPAKKKVETNNEIENTEQIVS, from the coding sequence GTGAGTCAGACAATCATCTTTGCAGTAATAGCCTTATCGGGTATAGGCATCTTTGCTGCTTTAATCCTTTACTTTGTAGCACAAAAATTTAAGGTTGTAGAAGATCCTCGCATTGACCTTGTTAGCGATGCGTTGCCCGGTGCAAACTGTGGTGGATGCGGTTATGCAGGTTGCCGAAATTTTGCCGAACAAATTGTAAAAACCGAAAGCCTTGAAGGGCTAAATTGTCCTGTTGGCGGTAGTAAAACTATGAAAACCGTTGGCAATATTATGGGTTTACAAGCTACAGAAAGCGAACCTACGGTTGCTGTTGTTCGTTGTAATGGAAGCAAAGCCAATGCTTCCACTAAAACAATGTATCAGGGAGCAAACAGTTGTTTGTATGCTCAAATGGTTTTTAGCGGAGAGTCGGGGTGCTCGTTCGGCTGTTTGGGTTTAGGCGATTGTGTTGAGAGTTGCTTATTCGATGCTATACATATCAATCCTGAAACCGGTTTGCCTGTAGTTGACGAAGAAAAGTGTACAGCATGCAGTGCTTGCGTTAAGGCATGTCCTCGTAGTATCATTGAGCTTCGACAAAAAGGTGCTAAAGACAGAAGAGTATTTGTATCGTGTGTCAATAAAGAAAAAGGCGCTGTTGCTAAAAAGAATTGCACTGTAGCTTGTATAGGTTGCGGAATATGTGCCAAAACCTGTCCTTTTGATGCTATTACTGTTGAAAACAACCTCGCTTACATTGATTTTGAGAAATGTAAACTATGTCGTAAGTGTGTTGAAGTTTGCCCGACAGGAGCTATATTAGAAGTCAATTTTCCGGCTAAGAAGAAAGTTGAAACAAATAACGAAATAGAAAATACAGAACAAATTGTATCGTAA